From Ignisphaera sp.:
CCAACAAAAGCTATAACCATCATATAGTACCTATAGGCTATTACTGTAGGCCATATCAGGATAGCTATTGCTAGAGCTGTTAGAGCTGTTGAAGATAGCCCAAGGATATAGGGTTCAGCTAGAGGATTTCTAGCTATAGACTGTATCAATGTTCCTGAAAGAGCGAGAATAGCTCCAGTAAGTAGTGCTGTAGATGATCTTGCCCATCTGTAGCGAAGTATTGATTCAGAAATATCTCTACACTCTATCCCAAAAAGACATAGAAATACATCTCTGATCGGCAACATAGAAGAACCTATAGATATTGAAACTATGTATATAAGACATAGAATTAGTATAGAGAATATGAGTGAAAAAATAAATCTCTTAACATTCTGTACATGTATCTCTAGAGCCATAATCTATCCACTTACTTATGCATCCTATAGACTATAGGTGTATCTGGTTCACCAAATATCTCTGGATAGAGTATCTTAGCGACAAGTACAACAGCTTTACCTACTCTAGGACCAGGTCTAACCAATATATCGTTAGCCTCTTTATCCAATAGATATACCCTACCCTCTTTAAACGCTTTAGTATCGGCTAGAGGTGTTCCTCTAATCTCTTCTATTATTGCTGTATAGTTTGCACCCATAGCGCTTACTATAATCACATCAGGATTTTCTGCAATCACGAACTCATAATCAAGTTGAGGCCATCCAGTAAACCTCTGCGCTATATTGATTCCTCCTGCAGTTGATATAACCCATCCAATGAATGTATCTCCACCAGCGCTATAGAGTCCCCAGCTAGGTGGACCTGCAAGTTGAAGAACCTTTAGTTTCGCTACATTAGCTTCACCTAGTTTTTGAGTAACGTACCTTATTTCGTTATCTATATCCTGTATGATTTTTCTAGCTGTATCTTCTACCCCAAATATCTTCGCTATTGTAGCTATATCTTCATATATTTCATAGATATTGGTTGCTCCAGATCCTTTTATGTACACAATCTTTATTCCTACTTCTTCAACTCTTTCTCTAAGCTGTATATGTGGTCTTGTACCCGAAGATCCTATAACTAGATCAGGTTTGAGAGCAAGTATCTTCTCTACATCGGGTGTCCAGTAACCACCTATAACAGCTATCTTACCTTCTTCTACAAGTCTCAATACTTCTGGTGGATAGTTACAGTAGCTAGTCACACCAACAACTCTATTTCCAAGACCTAGAGCAAACAGTATCTCTGTTATAGATGGAGCTAATGAAACAACTCTCTCTGGAGTTTTCTCGAAAACAATACTTCTACCTAAAGCATCAACTATAGATATAGGAGTTTCTTGAACAACTGTTAGAGTTTCAATAACTGTTAGAGTTGCATATATAGGTGATGGTGTAATTGTTTTCTCAACCACATGTGTATACGTAACAGTAGCAGTAATTGTGGTGATGGTTGTAGGTGCTGTAGTCTGACCAATGTAGTAGCCTCCTATAAGCATAACTATTGCTATAATAATTATGAGTCCTAGATACTTCATATCCATGGCTTACCACACATATGGCTAGTCTAGCCATATGTTCAGCCCGTATATAAGTTTTGCGTACTGTTTCTATCTAGAGGTCTAGGGTAGATGAGGTAGATTTCTCCCCTCAAGCCACTCGATATAGTTCTACCTCTTACATACACATTCTCTAGATATTTTGAGGCTTCTTGTTCTACTCTATCTAGTTC
This genomic window contains:
- a CDS encoding ABC transporter substrate-binding protein, which encodes MDMKYLGLIIIIAIVMLIGGYYIGQTTAPTTITTITATVTYTHVVEKTITPSPIYATLTVIETLTVVQETPISIVDALGRSIVFEKTPERVVSLAPSITEILFALGLGNRVVGVTSYCNYPPEVLRLVEEGKIAVIGGYWTPDVEKILALKPDLVIGSSGTRPHIQLRERVEEVGIKIVYIKGSGATNIYEIYEDIATIAKIFGVEDTARKIIQDIDNEIRYVTQKLGEANVAKLKVLQLAGPPSWGLYSAGGDTFIGWVISTAGGINIAQRFTGWPQLDYEFVIAENPDVIIVSAMGANYTAIIEEIRGTPLADTKAFKEGRVYLLDKEANDILVRPGPRVGKAVVLVAKILYPEIFGEPDTPIVYRMHK